The Belonocnema kinseyi isolate 2016_QV_RU_SX_M_011 chromosome 2, B_treatae_v1, whole genome shotgun sequence nucleotide sequence TAACAATTCTTCTTGAATCCTCCCTCTCCTAAaagcgttacgtaatatatgcAAGACccttataccattttttttaataataattgtatttacaGAGCTGGGAAATCTATCGATGGATTTACTTATAAAAGAAGTAAAGAAACTTCATGACATGGCTTACGAACTTGGTGTTGAAGAGGCAAGAGAAATGACGCGTGgaaagtatttaaacatttttaagcataAGTAATTTAAAGGAAACTGTGAATATTAGTATAATGTAAGGacgatatttttgtaaatataatggTTAAACTTAATTCCTGTTGTTATAATTCATAATCAATTAccacatttaaaagtttttactgtttattcaacattattttattcaattttgttttagcAAATTGAATTTGAACcaggaaatgttgaattttctaaatctgaaaaTTGTTCAGATTCTCTCTTTATTAAAAAGTGTTCGTTATAGTTTGAAATACAATGTTGCAATTTTAAAcgattgaattcaaaattattgaagatCAAACACTACTAATTAATAATTGTccaacttataaagtataaaactGAAACAACCAAATCTTTAGCatctttaatttacaattatttctcGCGTCTAATTTGAAATtactaaagttttaaaattttactttgaaaatatttgatttaaaacgtcctgaaatattaatacttaaataataaaaatctttgatttataATCAAATGCATTgaatgttttaatataaaaatatttaaaacttttaatttaagatgcTTCTATTTCAAACTCAGGGTGGGCAGATAACTTCACTTTCAAAATAGCCAGATTtctccctgaccaatttttcattttctccaaccactaatattcaaagaccagctaAAAAGCTAGTATAtatctcaaaaatattacaagattaaaaaatcttgttacatttttaagatatattattttataaacgcAATACAAAAATTCagattgaaatgataaatatcaaatttattttaaaaaaagataactgcTATCATGAAgcattctttttaaatctaacatggtgaatttttaacaaaacataaattcttatgaaaaaatcTAGTAGCTAATATTTCTactacaacaaaattttcaacaaaatatataaattttcgagaacattattttattttcaacaaaattgttgattttttgtaaccaaatagttgcatttttgacgaaatggtaaaaatatttaataaaaaaatattaagtttcaaccaaaaaccgttgaattttcaaccaaatatgtagttaaacttttaactcaagAAGACGATTTTGttagaagacaattgaatttctaacaaaaagatgaattcttaacgaaaaatttaagagttaatatttcaaccaaacaaagaatgaaatttctaccaaaagagataaatgttaaacctaacaatggaatagttacattttcagtaaaaaaaattaatgtgaaaaaaataataattttttactgaaattataaattttccaagcaaaaagacgaattttcaacaaataaagatttgttaGTCAAGAGAGAGAAAAGGTTCATCCAAATTATTGAACTCTCGAACCAAAAGAGGAGTTTTCTGTAATGCAGTTGAATCCTTCatttgaaaagttacattttcggttataaaattaattaaaaacaaaaaaaaactaattttcaacaaaatagtcaactttacaaaaaagttcaattttcaacaaaataacattGAGCAAAAGGGgtgaattttagactaaaatgctaaatctgtaacaaattggtttaacgtttaaccaagtagttcagatTGCAAAAAAATCCAAGTGAATTTTCAGCGATTATTGTTATAGTTGaatttagccaaaaagatgaattttcaatacaatagttgAAATCCAGACcaaagttgattaatttttaaccaaactattgcatttttatcaaaaaaatatatagaatttctactaaaactcatgaatttttaaaccaaaaagattaattttcaactaaaaaggatgaaaaacaaaattactgaagttttaaccaaataatacaatgtttaactaaaaatataatcgtcaggaAGAAACGACGGCAAAAAAATGAAGTAGAAaaagatggaaaataaaattctaacaggaatattatattagggCCTGATTTTTAAACTTCCCAAATTTTCTGATTGATGAAGAAATTctgatttcagattttttattttcctgcaGTCGCTCTGCAAAcgcttttttctatttatttaaaaaaatacacgggtcattcttaaccaaaatgacCCGAACAATTTGgactattttaatttgcaaggttATAAATTGCGAATtcgtttttatagttaaacaatatctttatttttagtcttattttactcatattttctattttttttgtacagttgatcaattaattgaaaatagcaaattttcaagttactattttaatttcataagttTCTCCTAATCCaatcaatatatttttgaacatcaACAAAGACTGTTGGCGCACTTGATCTCGAATCACAGTCAGCACCATAAGATACAACTCCAAtctaaaatgacattttaaaaagtgttaatattttAGAGTCAATGTTTATTGTTTTGCGAAGATAAATTCAGGTCTCAAAGTCTTAACTGCAGATAATATTAtagtaaaaataaagaatcacaTAAAATAAGAAACTATTTTACCTTTTAAAGTTTGAATGCTTTATAATCATAAGTTAGTATTTACAAGAAAACAAAAacctaataatttgttttaaaacacaaGCTTTGAGGCCTGTAATTGACGTGTGCTattaatttactagaaaaaagTTATCGCCCTCTCTGCTAATAAGTGGAGCACCACTATAACCAGAACATGGTTCTTGTTCTCCTCGTGCACATAATTCCACAGATAATCCACGATTTATAAAATAAGAACACTCCTGGGGCGAAATCAACCTCATTTTTAGCCACTGTTGAATTGAAGGTTTATCTGTAAAAGTAATATTAAAAGGAAAAGATCAACTTTCTTTATTATAAATCATACTGTAAGTAATTTATagtttccaaaaataataagatatgggACTTGAGACTAATGGTAATTTTCTGTATTTCTAATAGGTTTTGGAGGGTGAATAATTcatgttcaaaattttcagatttttttggaacaattttttatttttcctgcccATTAACCTTGAAATGCCAGTATTttattcttgtaatatttttaagatcggatcttttataaacgaaatcaaacaatatttcaggtacaaagtaaatattttcaaatttacttatttaattttaacaaaaaaattacttttctatcataaaagatgacttcttaacaaaatacttaaattttcataatataaataaatattcaacctaaagaTATGAATCCTGAAAAAAGtgcaatagttaatatttcaaccaaaaaagatgacatttcatattaaaaaattaattttacaaccaaaaagatgaattttcaacaaagatttttcagtcatgacagaaaaaaaagtttacctaaattgttgaatcttcaacccaagacgaagtttctgtacaaaaattgaatttccgaacagaaaatataaatttttagcgataaaaataaaatttttaacaaaatagttaaattttcaccaaaaagattaacctCTACTAAACAAAatgtcaaccaagtagttcattttttacctgcgcaattgaattttcaatttttaaaagataaatttccaataaaaatagttcaaatttcaagcaaagagataaattttcatccaagagggataactttttaacaaaattgttgaatctttaaacaaagagttacatttttatccaagaaagatgaaatttctagtaaaacagatgaattttcaaatcaaaaagacaagtttaaaaaaaattggattttcatttgaaaaaattttgacttgactttccaaaatgaaaatatgaatttcaaacaagttattgctttatgaaatagttgcatttttaatcaaaaatttgagttttcgagACAAAAAGGAAgacttcaacaaaattattgaattgtcaactaaacagttgcatttttatccaagaaagatgaaatttctactaaaagagatgaatttttaaaataacaaattttcaacaacaagaaaacaGCTGAATTCTCATTCAAATAATATTATAGTTCATTTATCAAacgctaaaatatgaattttaaacaagttaattttctacaaaatagttgcattttcaactaaaaagttgaatatttgttcttagctttaatttaatttaattgaaaaattccaaatttattttgaataaaagttatagaaatcctctgatttttgcaagattttttttaagtgtctTGACTTTTcactgaacaataaaattccctgactttttagATTTGTTGTTGGCTAGTTTTGTCTTTCACTCAAGAAGTTTCTTTGGCgcgtaaagttaaattcataataaatttcgatgcaaatagcGTAAGTTATTGTTtcatttacgaattttcaaaagttacgtACATCTCTTAACCCATACACTCCCCCTTGagccgttacgtaatttaagtaggTCCCTTACCTCTTTGAAAAGATAATTTACCCCATCCAACCAGAGTTCCTATTTTGCCTTCACTTACGAATAATTGAGCTGGAGGAAGGCATATTGGCTGTGCTGTGGCTAAAATAATGAGAGGAAGATAAATAtctgaaatgaataaaaattttaagaaaaaataagtcTGTATAATCAACGAACCAGTAAACTCTATATCAGCTGACAAACGAAGGAGAGCGATGTTATTTGTATAACTTTGCAATTCAAAGCTCGGATATTTAATTACATGCGAAATGCCATAATGCCTAGCCTTATGGCTACAAAAGAGGGAATTACAATCCGGATCTGTTGAAGCATCGAAATCGCCAACCATAACAGAGTGTCTgatgaaatattcataaaataatcacaaatttgtcatgaaaatcgatgagtaaaaagaaaaaagattaattaaacttCAATTGCGTAATTTTAATGAAGTTGCCTACAACTGATAATTTCCGGAAGTGGCGAGGGCACACGTCGCAGTCGTCAAAATTGTTCTCTCATTTATTATTACACCACTGCAAGGATACATTACAGCTGCGTTTGCAAAATCTAAGATTAAATTTGCAAAGTAGTTTATTATAATGACCTTTTCATAGGTACttcgatttttttctatgtgtTGCGGCAAAGTAAGACAAAGTTTTTAGAATAGAGAAGAGAACTTACTCACGAAGCTGACTCGAACTAGAAATGGATAAGTTCCTAATGTTTCTGAATTGCTTCGAATTAAACTCTGTCCACATTGAAGATTGTAGACAGGGTGTGGATCAGAAATCGCTTCAATTGAACCTTCAGGCAGATCGCAACAAACTTTGAGGCTTGCTTCATTGTACCCGCAAATTGAAACACGTAAACTgacacaaaaaaatgattttttaaatattcaaatttaagagccttcaaaattaattgatttataatttgaaatattggaaaaagaATCTCCGAATTAATTAATCTAATGTTGAACAACTGCACATTTAAAGCATTTAGAATTGAGAGTTAAACattcgaaattgaataatttcaaactcaaacGCACGATactgtaaaattttgaaacatttaaaattagataaggggccgttcaaaaacttcGTTACGCTATTTTGAGCATATTTTCCACTCATCTCCATATTTAAGTCAAAATCTTGTCTCCTAATTGATTTGATAATCGCCTAAGATAAAacatacaaacataatattttaacagacttcacaGTCCAAGATGCCATCTCTCAAAACAGGACCAATAgggttattttttacgaaaataggatAATAAAGGgggataaattcttttaaataaaatgaatttatcgAAACTATATTCATTTTTGACTAAACGGTGACACTTGCAATCAAGGACTTAAAACTTCAAAGCAAAAGgcacaaaatttaaccaaatagttgaatttttaaccaaatggtcgaattttaattacaaaaaataatgaacgtTAACCacaaatagttgcgtttttaataataaaatttattgtaatctaATCATTTAACCTTGAACTAGATTATGAAatcttttacccaaaaaattaatttattactaagtagttcaacgaagtagtttaattttcaaccaaaaatattaattccaacataaaatataatagttaatatatcaacctaaaaatgtattaatttggattaaaaaatagtttaattcaaccacaaaagacgcattttcaacaaagaaggtttaattcttaaccaaaaatagattaattttcaaccaaaaaagattaaatttttgcggaacgagataaatttttaacaaaatataataattttcaataaaagagttgaagtttcaagcgagaatattaattttctaaaaaaaacacatttttcaacatagtatatatattttaaaccaaatagttgaattttgacctaaaaaaattcaaggtttagaacaaaatagttgattttcaacaaagcagataatctttcaccaaaaaattttttgttgttgtcaaattgtcaacattttaagcccaaaagattagtttttttacaaaacagtttaattttcaaacccaaaatatgagttttcaactaaaagttagTTTGCCACCAAATGACATAGATGAATAATgacctacaaaaatgaatttttaaccagataatcgaattttttaacaaaaaagattaaactttgtCCAAATAGCCTTCAAACCAAAAGGGAGctatttttttaatccgaaattttaaaagttccagaaaatagtttaatttgcaataaaaaagtaaatcttcTACCAGATAgtcgaatttgaaactaaaaacgatacattttcattcaaaaacaatataggtaaatttgcagttaaaaaaattgattttcaacaagaacaaaaaatgatttttataccaaagagatcttcaatcaataaaatgaactttcaacaaagtgctttaacttttaaaccagcagttgaatttccaatcgaaaagattaatattctaatagaaaagacgaatttacaacaaaacacatcaatttccaaccaaatacttattaaattcgaattatttgaattattaaccaataaaataaatgttcaacaaagtagtttagctttcaaacaagtagtatgtacttcaatttacaataaaaaatatgagtaccccaatgaaaagtttaatagttgaattttcaagtaaaaacgtttaattttcaaccaaagaagaaccaaattcggaaccaaaaatataatagtagattttccaaatttgaaaaaaatccacttAGAttcaaaaccagttgaattttcttatagggttctattaattcactttgaaaataagcaaaaacccaagaaaagggggaagtttcttggaaagaaaagaaaaaagaggaattctttaaaaagtggGTATAAAGAGTGGAAAGATTTTGAAGTCTGTATTTAGATGCTTTACTTGTCATATAAAGTCTGttcctaattttaatattttcaagattttcaaatattgttattcaaatgaatattttccatgtgtgatgTCACATTCTCTATTTTTTGTACGGCCCCTAATCTGcaaattgagaatatttaaaatgatacaatttcataGTAGAAGccatcaaaattgaacaattttaattttcaagcgttcaaagaaaaaattgattaacacCGAAGATTTttagtatgattttattttaaattaaatcatttcaaacgaaaaaatgctGCATTATTGtgtgctttcaattaaaaattatacgattaatattttaaacttagtCTTCAATCATAAATACAGTGAATAAAATATCGTTCCAATATCATTTTTGTATTATATCATTGAGCCAAAATACCTTCCAgagaaaaaacttcaatttttaacttgcataattttgaaagattggaATTTGAACCAAGAAAGGTTGAATTTTACAATCTAAAAATTTCTTCGATTTGAAAGCTTactgcttaaaatttttcaattttaaacactacAGGCTTGAAATTGTCTAACTGATAAAGTAGTATCCTAATGAAGTATTAAAGAACTTTAGAATTTTGCagcttttaattatttgaatagatttacatttaaaaccaaagaactttgaatgtttcaatactacactttcaattaaaacaaaaaagttttctttgcaaaatcttaaatgtttcaatttgaaaatcctgaaaatgatatatttttaaaatattgaaggtTTCAAACTAACGTACATTCGAATTTGAAAGTCAcccatttttaatatataaatggGAAATTATTGATTTTGCAAGAATGtaaattacgaaaatttcaacttaaaatttttaaatttcacaaattgtaaaaaatgatccatattcataaagtttttatctaaaattattcaattttaatcattatgaataaaaagtttgtttgaCCATTAAGATCTTGATTTCTACATTATCTCATTTTTAGTCGTccaaatttgaaaagaaacaattttgcatagtttgatcaaaattgtaaattttcaaatgatgaacttttcgaataaaataataaatatttagagactcaaaaatcaaaatgttcgaaatcaagctttattaataattaaagatcTAAGGATTAATCTTATTTTCCCGTTTGAATAGACAAATTCattcttattttatatatatttcatttattaccTGTAAACTGGAAGCGCCTGTTGGCGCATTAAAATCAATAGCTCTGGGCAATTGTGCAATGGAACACACTTTTTGGATGCTGAACAAGAAAAAGGAATATCCAAACCCGTTTCATTCGAATAATAGTTTGGCCAAGATTGGGCTTTTACAAAAAACCATAAGAGTGAcaggagaaaaaatattttaaattttaataaatataaacttaGTATAGCGATTCTCATTCTTGCAGTTTTTTATATACTCAATAACAAGGTAAAACAAATTAGATTCactttatttgcaaaataaattttgaagataagttttgaattaaatttaaagctaTGCACATTTGTGATTAggtaagaaattataattttttatgtaaagttGCACTAGACTCGAGACGATTGGTATACAAACTgaaggtaattttttcttttgtgcaCGTTGcgaataatttgcaacaaatgaTTTCGTGTTTCTCAGTTACCTTGGATAGAGTATTATTTGCATTTCCGCCGGAAGTTTCAATATCACGCTTCAGAGTCAATGCAGTTTACGATTAATCGGAAAAAAGTTATGAACCGGCCCAAGGTTTAATAATTATCATCGAAGgttgcaatttagtcttaaattcTAAGAAGTGTTCAAGGAATAAATTTCAATGgcttttttaaacttgaatttctttttaaaaaaccacataatttaaatataaatcacaaGTACTTTTGTTGTTTTCAAAGTCTTAACTTATGCAATATTTGGAAAAGTATTTAGGACATAGAAAAAATATGTTAGTCAGCAACTTTAGTGATATGtctattttgaaattaatggaCGATCGACCATTTGATtatataatgttatttttcactgtGGAAgttgttttcatttatttcagaCTTCGTGGGTCGACTTGTTCACTTATTTGGCAAATGTATAGCAGTTTGAAGTCACAGGTATTTTGTAATCAAATGTTTCAGAATTATCGGAATTTCAACAACTATTGAATCTTCTCTCGTTCCACTCAAGGGCAGTTTCGACGATTCCAGTAGCTTTGATGAAATCCACAGCAACGATGTTTGCCGAATGTTGCCATTTAGTGTTATACCACATGGTAATTTTTGCATCAACATCTTCCGCCATTTTTCGAAGTCCACCCAGTCGGTCCAGAAAAATATCCCAGGCTTTCGGAGTCAGTTCTGCCATTGCAGACCTCGGATTTACCTTCGAAGAACTGATGATACTAATATATTAATTGTATCCATTAACAATTCCCTTGTATACAATTTCttggatataatttttaacttcaaaacctttaaataagggtggccgcaaaacttcatgttcaaaattccctcatttttatatgaatatttttttatttttcctcacaCTTAATATCTATAAAAGCTAAAATGTTAATCttgcataattaattaattaatttatatcaacAGTGATTAACATTAAGATTCAGAGTGGAAAATGAGGGTTAATacagaatcttttataagcggaatgaagcaattttaagtttacatttgttaacttataattaattattctcaGGTTTGGTACAgcttaaattacttgaaaatagtGATCAAACGTGACTAATTTCGTACCCAAAAAGTCTCTAAAACTGACTAATGTGCGTTAATAATGTGactaatattcttaatttaaaataataaaaaaaaatcgatttataagatttcagaaaaattcaagttaaattcgaaataattcaaataaatttatagtaaatttaaatcaatttaaagtaaatgaaagaaatttgcttaaatttataaaaattcaaatgaattgaaatcaatttaaaaatataaaaaaatctgtgaattTAGTACATTTGAAACCAGTTTAAGAAATAGtataagggaatttaaaagattttggtcAATGCCTAATAATTAAAGGTGATTTTACAAGTCTTCAAgatgaattaaccaaaaaattacaaaaaagaaagaaagatccATTAAACTGAGTAAATGTAGCAGAATTCACgagaaatccaaaatttttaaaaataatttagtataaattta carries:
- the LOC117167685 gene encoding phenoloxidase-activating factor 1-like, which gives rise to MRIAILSLYLLKFKIFFLLSLLWFFVKAQSWPNYYSNETGLDIPFSCSASKKCVPLHNCPELLILMRQQALPVYSLRVSICGYNEASLKVCCDLPEGSIEAISDPHPVYNLQCGQSLIRSNSETLGTYPFLVRVSFVNFANAAVMYPCSGVIINERTILTTATCALATSGNYQLHSVMVGDFDASTDPDCNSLFCSHKARHYGISHVIKYPSFELQSYTNNIALLRLSADIEFTATAQPICLPPAQLFVSEGKIGTLVGWGKLSFQRDKPSIQQWLKMRLISPQECSYFINRGLSVELCARGEQEPCSGYSGAPLISREGDNFFLIGVVSYGADCDSRSSAPTVFVDVQKYIDWIRRNL